In Dehalococcoidia bacterium, the sequence GAGCGTAGCGAAGAAGATATCTCGTCCGGTTCCTTCATATCTGCAGGCGTACTGCCATGACCAGAGTGTAAGGGGAAGGGATGAAATCGTCAAAAAGGGCAAGATCAGCCCCTGCGGGGTCTGAGCCGGTTCTGGCTATCGAGGGGAATGGTCACCGGGCCATCGTTGTGGATTTCCACCAGCATGTGAGCCTGGAACTGACCGGTCTCCACCTTGATTCCGGCGGAACGGAGAAGCTCGACGAAGGTCCGGAGAAGCGGTTCGGCCTTATCCGGGGGGGCGGCATCGGTAAAACTGGGACGGCGACCTTTTCGGGTATCGGCGCAGAGGGTGAACTGGCTAACCACCAGAATCTCGCCTCCGGTATCCTGCACTGAGAGGTTGAACTTCCCTTCGGCGTCATTGAAGATGCGGAGGGTGGTAATTTTGTCGGTGAGGTACTGGGCTTCGTCTTCAGTGTCTTCCGATTCCACTCCCACAAGTACCACCAGTCCCGGCCCGATCCGACCCACGGTCTTCCCCTCGACACTCACTGAAGCCTGGGAGACTCGCTGGAGAAGCG encodes:
- the dtd gene encoding D-aminoacyl-tRNA deacylase; protein product: MRALLQRVSQASVSVEGKTVGRIGPGLVVLVGVESEDTEDEAQYLTDKITTLRIFNDAEGKFNLSVQDTGGEILVVSQFTLCADTRKGRRPSFTDAAPPDKAEPLLRTFVELLRSAGIKVETGQFQAHMLVEIHNDGPVTIPLDSQNRLRPRRG